The following proteins are encoded in a genomic region of Mahella australiensis 50-1 BON:
- a CDS encoding AzlC family ABC transporter permease — MYKEGFKSALPIMLGYMPIGIAYGLISVKGGMTIAQTVAMSLVVYAGSAQFIASGMINTGASLLSIIATVFMVNLRHLLYSASLSTYFKSIPRRSIPMLSFFITDESYGVSITELENGQQPTRAYFLGLFITAYLGWVISSLIGALSGQAIGSNINLGLDFTLPAMYIALLMMQLKGWYKAVIALFSGMSSVALIFIIPGNGNVIISAVAGAALGVLFNRWTKIS, encoded by the coding sequence ATGTATAAGGAAGGCTTCAAAAGCGCATTACCCATAATGCTGGGCTATATGCCAATCGGCATAGCCTACGGGTTGATATCGGTAAAAGGCGGCATGACCATCGCACAAACGGTGGCCATGTCGCTGGTCGTATATGCCGGTTCAGCACAGTTCATAGCATCTGGCATGATAAATACGGGCGCTAGTCTATTGTCTATTATAGCCACTGTATTCATGGTAAATTTGCGTCATTTGCTGTACAGCGCTTCGCTGTCGACGTATTTTAAGTCCATACCTCGACGTTCGATACCCATGCTTTCTTTTTTTATAACCGATGAGTCCTATGGAGTATCCATAACTGAATTGGAAAATGGTCAGCAGCCTACCCGGGCTTATTTCTTAGGCCTCTTCATCACCGCATATCTCGGCTGGGTTATCTCCTCATTGATAGGCGCTTTATCAGGACAAGCCATTGGTAGCAACATAAATTTAGGACTCGATTTTACGCTGCCTGCCATGTATATAGCACTTCTTATGATGCAACTAAAGGGTTGGTACAAGGCTGTCATAGCTTTATTTTCCGGAATGTCGTCCGTAGCACTTATATTCATTATACCAGGCAATGGAAACGTTATAATATCGGCTGTAGCAGGAGCTGCTTTGGGGGTGTTATTTAACCGATGGACAAAAATTTCATAA
- a CDS encoding AzlD domain-containing protein: MDKNFIIALIGMFIVTYIPRMLPAVGLSRLKLPGWFIEFLEYIPVAVLAALLFPSILVQNGHVELNLNNHYLIASIPAFAAAIFKRSLFIPVIVGLAAYIILSYV, translated from the coding sequence ATGGACAAAAATTTCATAATAGCCCTTATCGGTATGTTCATAGTGACATATATACCGCGCATGTTGCCGGCAGTAGGCCTTTCAAGGCTTAAACTTCCGGGCTGGTTTATCGAATTCCTGGAATATATACCGGTTGCGGTATTGGCAGCGTTATTATTTCCGTCGATATTGGTTCAAAACGGGCATGTAGAACTAAATCTGAATAATCATTATCTTATAGCCTCTATACCTGCCTTTGCAGCGGCCATATTCAAACGTAGCTTATTCATCCCTGTAATAGTAGGATTGGCGGCATATATAATCTTGAGCTATGTGTGA